In a genomic window of Thermoproteus tenax Kra 1:
- the cimA gene encoding citramalate synthase, producing the protein MGVHPTYAGDRVQVLDTTLRDGAQGASVSFTLKDKIAIALKLDELGVDYIEGGWPYSNPKDYEFFRSIKEYGLRAKVAAFGSTRRKGVRPDKDENLNSIVKADVQAAVIFGKSWTLHVREVLGTTWEENLAMISESVEYLKSHGMEVVYDAEHFFQGYQEDPEMALASIEAAWRAGASVIALADTNGGTPPSEIYRIVQEVKRRFPAMPLGAHMHNDIGCAVANTLMAVAAGARHVQGTINGIGERTGNADLTAVLPTLELKMGFKVLREEPPQIKFGRLREVSRLVYEVLNVQPNPYQPYVGDFAFAHKGGVHADAVMKVPRAYEHIDPELVGNRRVIVVSEMAGGASLALRLSELGISAEKRDPRLKAALEEIKRLEREGYSFDVGPASAELIVLKHLGLYREMFKLKEWRVITGPTSASYAVVKVAIGGIDYVEGAEGVGPVHAVDMALRKALAKAFPDLQRVALRDYKVILPTLVKNTESVVRVTVEFSDGSRVWRTVGVSTNVVEASVKALADGLDYYLQVASLAVAKI; encoded by the coding sequence ATGGGGGTTCACCCCACTTATGCCGGGGATCGGGTCCAAGTTCTCGACACGACGTTGAGAGACGGCGCACAGGGCGCCAGCGTCTCCTTCACGCTAAAGGACAAGATAGCCATCGCGTTGAAGCTCGACGAGTTGGGCGTAGACTATATAGAGGGAGGCTGGCCCTACTCGAATCCTAAGGACTATGAATTCTTCAGGTCTATCAAGGAGTACGGCCTCAGAGCCAAGGTGGCGGCCTTCGGGAGCACTAGGAGGAAGGGCGTGAGGCCCGACAAAGACGAGAATTTAAACTCCATAGTGAAGGCCGATGTCCAGGCCGCAGTGATATTCGGCAAGTCCTGGACGCTCCACGTGAGGGAGGTGTTGGGCACTACGTGGGAGGAGAACTTGGCTATGATATCGGAGAGCGTCGAGTACCTCAAATCGCACGGCATGGAGGTGGTCTACGACGCCGAACACTTCTTCCAAGGATACCAGGAGGACCCGGAGATGGCTCTGGCCTCCATAGAGGCCGCGTGGAGGGCCGGGGCCAGCGTGATCGCTCTAGCTGACACCAACGGCGGAACTCCCCCCAGCGAGATCTACAGAATAGTCCAGGAGGTGAAGAGGAGGTTCCCCGCCATGCCCCTCGGCGCCCACATGCACAACGACATAGGATGCGCCGTAGCCAACACGCTGATGGCTGTGGCGGCAGGCGCCAGACATGTGCAGGGGACTATAAACGGGATAGGCGAGCGCACTGGAAACGCCGATCTCACGGCCGTCCTGCCAACGTTGGAGCTGAAGATGGGCTTCAAGGTCTTGAGGGAGGAGCCCCCGCAGATCAAGTTCGGCAGATTGAGGGAGGTATCGCGCCTAGTGTACGAGGTCTTGAACGTGCAGCCGAACCCCTACCAGCCCTACGTGGGCGACTTCGCCTTTGCCCACAAGGGCGGAGTCCACGCAGACGCCGTCATGAAGGTCCCAAGGGCGTATGAGCATATAGACCCCGAGCTGGTCGGAAACAGGAGAGTCATTGTAGTCTCTGAGATGGCCGGAGGGGCTAGCTTGGCGCTCAGATTGAGCGAGTTGGGCATATCTGCCGAGAAGAGGGATCCGAGGCTCAAGGCAGCTCTGGAGGAGATAAAGAGGCTGGAGAGAGAGGGCTACTCCTTCGACGTGGGACCTGCGTCGGCCGAGCTCATAGTGTTAAAGCACTTGGGCCTCTACCGAGAGATGTTCAAGCTGAAGGAGTGGCGCGTTATCACCGGCCCCACGAGCGCCTCATATGCAGTGGTCAAAGTGGCCATCGGGGGGATAGACTACGTCGAGGGCGCCGAGGGCGTGGGGCCTGTTCACGCGGTCGATATGGCTCTGAGGAAGGCGCTCGCCAAGGCGTTCCCAGACCTCCAGAGGGTCGCTCTAAGGGACTATAAAGTCATTCTGCCGACGCTCGTGAAGAACACCGAGAGCGTAGTCAGAGTCACCGTGGAGTTCTCCGACGGTTCAAGAGTCTGGAGGACGGTGGGAGTTTCGACAAACGTCGTTGAGGCGTCGGTCAAAGCGCTGGCCGACGGCTTGGACTACTATCTACAGGTGGCCTCCTTGGCTGTTGCAAAAATCTAG
- a CDS encoding NADH-quinone oxidoreductase — protein MEVLFLILSILGTTAILITRDNVLAAFSLLGIGIAVAGYAAAMGLPALFLLVALAYIASALVLVIVAAAAISEDKVKTRLTPYAALPLLLLFALLLPEGPTLKAALPDSQVLYPSAAFILFMLLIAVELARR, from the coding sequence ATGGAGGTTCTATTCTTAATCTTATCAATACTGGGGACGACCGCGATACTCATCACCAGGGACAACGTCCTCGCCGCTTTTTCTCTACTGGGTATAGGGATCGCCGTGGCGGGCTACGCAGCGGCCATGGGGTTGCCGGCGCTCTTCCTGTTGGTGGCCCTAGCCTATATCGCCTCGGCGTTAGTCCTTGTCATAGTCGCCGCCGCTGCCATTTCGGAGGACAAGGTTAAGACGAGGCTGACGCCGTACGCGGCGCTGCCACTCTTGCTTCTGTTTGCGTTGTTGCTCCCGGAGGGCCCCACCCTTAAGGCGGCTTTGCCGGACTCCCAAGTTCTCTACCCGTCGGCGGCCTTCATCCTCTTTATGTTGTTAATAGCAGTTGAGCTGGCCAGGAGATGA
- a CDS encoding complex I subunit 5 family protein, which yields MIDALIFIGVVALALLGLRLGLAPSLASVALSLLLLGREIDIPPLPYIGAAKMYFGGLAEPFIATTAALGVLVLVYSREYARHHGYGPWFYGVLALYVISLELIPAFDNLIYVFIALELAVITSFILIYYFGYGDRRRIGLMYFIWSQIGSIAFLIGAALSGAFLPPYTLALLPASLAVLGLLVKMGTAGVHFWLPYAHAEAPTPLSALLSPIHVGLMSYWLYLLLPATPLPARDLALYGAATAIYGSLLVFRELDLKRALADSTIANMGLLVVAAALRDYSAVVLLFVGHALAKAAMFMVSGIGITTQNERRLGYMKLDRWTFVGSALGLVALAGVFGITLVGKALLAVSSPSSLAPALYLALFATAVYNFYIFDRLYRVGKSEVAAPVSMAVPMILASALPYVLLLAAPWI from the coding sequence ATGATTGACGCGCTGATCTTCATAGGCGTAGTAGCACTGGCTTTATTGGGGCTTAGGCTGGGCCTGGCGCCCTCCCTGGCCTCAGTCGCTCTGTCGTTGCTCCTGTTGGGCAGAGAGATCGACATACCGCCGTTGCCATATATCGGAGCCGCCAAGATGTACTTCGGCGGTCTCGCCGAGCCGTTTATAGCGACTACTGCCGCATTGGGCGTGTTAGTCCTCGTCTACTCTAGGGAGTACGCCAGACACCACGGATACGGGCCTTGGTTCTACGGCGTATTGGCTCTATACGTGATCTCTCTGGAGCTGATACCGGCGTTCGACAATCTGATATACGTCTTTATAGCGCTGGAGCTGGCCGTTATCACCAGCTTTATCTTGATCTATTATTTTGGGTACGGCGACAGGAGGAGGATAGGCCTTATGTACTTTATATGGTCCCAGATAGGCTCTATAGCCTTCCTAATAGGCGCCGCGCTGTCCGGGGCCTTCCTACCGCCCTACACCCTCGCCTTGCTTCCAGCCTCCTTGGCGGTGTTGGGCCTCCTCGTGAAGATGGGCACAGCCGGAGTGCACTTCTGGCTCCCCTACGCACACGCCGAGGCTCCAACCCCGCTCTCAGCTCTGCTGTCGCCGATCCACGTGGGGCTCATGTCGTATTGGCTCTACCTCCTCCTCCCCGCCACTCCTCTGCCGGCCCGCGACCTTGCCCTCTACGGGGCAGCAACCGCCATCTACGGCTCATTGCTCGTGTTCAGAGAGCTCGACCTAAAGAGGGCCCTCGCGGATTCCACGATAGCCAACATGGGCCTCCTGGTCGTGGCTGCAGCGCTGCGCGACTACAGCGCCGTCGTATTGTTGTTCGTTGGACACGCCCTGGCCAAGGCCGCCATGTTCATGGTGTCAGGCATAGGCATAACCACTCAGAACGAGAGGAGGTTGGGCTATATGAAATTGGATAGATGGACCTTCGTGGGCTCGGCCTTGGGGCTAGTGGCCCTCGCCGGCGTTTTCGGGATAACCCTCGTGGGCAAGGCCCTTCTGGCCGTGTCCTCGCCCAGCTCTCTGGCGCCCGCGCTCTATCTCGCTCTGTTTGCCACTGCGGTCTACAACTTCTATATCTTTGACAGACTGTACAGAGTGGGCAAGTCGGAGGTCGCCGCGCCGGTCTCCATGGCCGTGCCCATGATCTTGGCGTCAGCGCTTCCCTACGTCCTCTTGCTGGCGGCGCCATGGATATAG
- a CDS encoding proton-conducting transporter membrane subunit — MDIAPILPFVGAAVDSLTKRGAGAVAVAAILTALSGLGNSLLFLLNSVFLLTALYSLWYVRDVERPGWYWAWLDVFYGSMYLFLTTNNWLALVAAWGGLDAASWALILTYPEDRDVGRVGYGGVGKYAKWIWTPADSAMRAIVTVELGTAALAVGMALGASLYGPDITRWGPLPPTASALILLAAFVKAAQLPFTDWLMTAMSAPTPVSALLHSATMVAAGPILLIRLAPALASYWPYALIVGLATAIYGGVVAIWQREPKVLLASSTASYLGLATAFSLASPAAAAALIMMHGFAKASLFMAVGESIHHEGTRFPKSYTLLGKAAMALALASLLGFLPLGAYAKSQLPEWETAFSLLSAGYIGILLLRSRTEGLGGPMSALALISAALELLHAPIAPSPIWLLALLGLLLYMRPHVGPLERRLYLPALFSAVGRGLLALALAVARLDSLIDRGLLASPRGWYRLARAVAALDGAADSLLHMRFVDAVRRISTYFSSVDVEVYLYGLGAAALAVFVVLVVI, encoded by the coding sequence ATGGATATAGCCCCGATACTCCCCTTCGTCGGAGCCGCCGTAGACTCTTTAACTAAAAGGGGCGCCGGCGCAGTGGCCGTCGCCGCGATTCTGACGGCTCTCTCGGGCCTGGGGAACAGTCTCCTGTTCCTCCTGAACTCCGTGTTTCTGCTCACTGCGCTGTACTCCCTCTGGTATGTCAGGGACGTGGAGAGGCCCGGCTGGTATTGGGCTTGGCTCGACGTCTTCTACGGCTCTATGTACTTGTTCTTGACTACAAACAACTGGTTGGCCCTTGTGGCCGCGTGGGGAGGCCTAGACGCGGCGAGCTGGGCCCTCATATTGACCTACCCCGAGGACAGGGATGTGGGAAGGGTGGGCTACGGAGGGGTCGGCAAATACGCCAAGTGGATCTGGACGCCCGCAGACTCCGCGATGAGGGCCATAGTGACTGTGGAGCTCGGCACAGCCGCTCTGGCTGTAGGCATGGCCCTCGGCGCATCGCTGTATGGCCCCGACATCACCAGGTGGGGCCCGCTGCCGCCCACAGCCTCAGCGCTCATCTTGTTGGCCGCTTTCGTTAAAGCCGCCCAACTGCCCTTTACAGACTGGCTCATGACCGCCATGTCTGCCCCGACTCCAGTATCGGCGTTGCTCCACAGCGCGACTATGGTCGCCGCAGGCCCCATACTCTTGATAAGGCTCGCCCCGGCACTGGCCTCCTATTGGCCCTATGCCCTCATCGTAGGCCTCGCCACGGCCATCTACGGAGGAGTGGTGGCTATATGGCAGAGGGAGCCCAAGGTGCTGCTCGCCTCATCCACCGCGTCCTATCTGGGCCTCGCTACAGCCTTCTCTCTGGCGAGCCCCGCCGCCGCGGCCGCCCTAATAATGATGCACGGCTTTGCCAAGGCCTCTCTGTTTATGGCTGTAGGAGAGTCGATACACCACGAGGGCACGAGGTTCCCCAAGTCTTACACTCTATTGGGCAAGGCTGCTATGGCGCTCGCTCTGGCGTCCCTCCTGGGCTTCCTCCCCTTAGGCGCTTACGCTAAATCCCAACTGCCGGAGTGGGAGACCGCCTTCTCCCTCTTGAGCGCGGGCTACATAGGGATTCTACTCCTCCGCTCCCGCACTGAGGGCCTCGGAGGCCCTATGTCCGCGCTCGCCTTGATCTCAGCCGCCCTGGAGCTTCTACACGCCCCAATCGCTCCCAGCCCCATCTGGCTTCTCGCTTTACTCGGGCTCTTGCTCTACATGAGGCCCCACGTAGGTCCCCTTGAGAGGAGGCTCTACCTCCCGGCACTCTTCTCGGCGGTTGGGAGAGGCCTCCTCGCGCTCGCCCTAGCGGTGGCCAGACTCGACTCCTTGATAGACAGAGGCCTCCTCGCATCGCCGCGCGGGTGGTACAGGCTTGCGAGGGCAGTGGCAGCGTTGGACGGAGCGGCGGATAGCCTCCTCCACATGCGCTTCGTTGACGCCGTGAGGAGGATATCGACGTACTTCTCGAGCGTTGACGTCGAAGTGTACCTCTACGGCTTGGGCGCCGCCGCGCTCGCAGTATTCGTGGTGTTGGTAGTGATATGA
- a CDS encoding proton-conducting transporter membrane subunit, whose translation MIGPLLPTYVFLRRAAKSGALALALDVAVFAYAGYLLLSRSPLLVALAAPYVIAPLLVSRGPLRVYSGLASALGLLGVLLMAQPQLYYQAIGFAIAVSSPGAVLVATPDKGSLEGLFRYFVVSTVASSLVVAGLSGGGPLGSVFVFSGIALELGAFPAFFWVPDVFSRASPEGLVLLSSLTKLGAALALSLLSFDVPPYVTVPLAAATMLVGNLGATTSREPGRLLGYASVYHAGLAIAAYALYKPLAPFLMFADAVGMMGLFSYLASPGPKWTAYALALNQVGVPPLVGFWPKLALFVLAARANLPLAIYVLGNVAWSIVYYVRLASSLEGGRRALAVAPSLFALALGLAAPLWLLPPFSLLLHH comes from the coding sequence ATGATCGGCCCGCTCCTCCCGACCTATGTGTTTTTGCGTAGGGCGGCCAAATCTGGGGCACTGGCGCTGGCCTTGGACGTGGCCGTCTTCGCATACGCAGGCTACCTCTTGCTCTCAAGATCCCCTCTCTTGGTCGCGCTCGCGGCGCCCTACGTCATCGCCCCCCTCTTGGTGTCTCGGGGGCCCCTACGCGTCTACTCAGGCCTTGCCTCGGCGTTGGGCCTCCTCGGGGTCCTCCTCATGGCGCAGCCTCAGTTATACTATCAGGCCATAGGCTTCGCCATCGCCGTATCTTCGCCCGGCGCAGTCCTCGTCGCTACGCCGGACAAGGGAAGCCTTGAGGGCCTCTTCAGATACTTCGTGGTTTCGACAGTCGCCAGCTCCCTCGTGGTGGCGGGCCTGTCGGGGGGCGGCCCGTTGGGCTCGGTGTTTGTGTTCTCGGGCATCGCGCTAGAGCTAGGGGCCTTTCCCGCCTTCTTCTGGGTACCCGACGTCTTCTCCAGAGCCTCGCCGGAGGGCTTAGTCTTGTTGTCCAGCTTGACCAAGTTGGGCGCAGCGCTCGCGTTGTCGCTTTTATCCTTCGACGTGCCTCCCTACGTTACAGTGCCCCTAGCCGCGGCCACCATGTTGGTGGGCAACCTGGGGGCCACGACCAGCAGAGAGCCCGGCAGACTCCTCGGCTACGCCTCAGTCTACCACGCGGGTTTAGCTATAGCGGCCTACGCCTTGTATAAGCCTCTCGCCCCGTTCTTGATGTTCGCCGATGCAGTGGGCATGATGGGCTTGTTCTCCTACTTGGCCTCGCCAGGCCCCAAGTGGACTGCGTACGCGCTCGCCTTGAACCAAGTGGGAGTTCCGCCGTTGGTGGGCTTTTGGCCAAAGCTTGCGTTATTTGTGTTGGCCGCAAGGGCCAACCTCCCGCTGGCGATCTACGTTTTGGGCAACGTGGCCTGGTCAATAGTCTACTACGTCAGACTTGCGTCCTCCTTGGAGGGCGGCAGAAGGGCGCTGGCGGTGGCGCCATCTCTGTTTGCCTTGGCCTTAGGCTTGGCGGCGCCCCTCTGGCTTCTACCGCCGTTCTCTTTACTGTTGCACCATTAA
- a CDS encoding 2-oxoacid:acceptor oxidoreductase family protein: protein MRIDTVWIGRGGQGIVTAVYIVAHASIADGFYALANPEFGAERRGAPVKAFLRISDTFEDAPEPIKTPDVAVILDDKLIDPMRVVIDAVKPGGYVLVSSGKDPEKVAELIGRKDVNIAVVDGIGIALKHVKLAVPNGPMVGVFARVMGFPKLQSIKEAIESQLGKAVEQNFAAAEEAYKTAVIIPATEQGTAKAAVEIPTTSAFLTGDYELVGWDKIPEGGLTYPGSSLRYKTGSWRVEKPIIDHSKCIMCRKCWMFCPDDAVLEVWRETKLPSGRVVRVKAIDFSYEYCKGCGICADVCPTGAIQMVREI, encoded by the coding sequence ATGAGAATAGATACGGTGTGGATAGGGAGAGGGGGACAGGGGATAGTCACCGCCGTCTATATCGTGGCCCACGCCTCTATTGCTGACGGCTTTTACGCGTTGGCTAATCCAGAGTTTGGGGCAGAGAGGAGGGGGGCCCCAGTGAAGGCCTTTCTGAGGATATCCGACACGTTCGAGGACGCCCCGGAGCCCATAAAGACCCCCGATGTGGCCGTGATATTGGACGATAAACTGATCGACCCCATGAGGGTAGTCATCGATGCCGTGAAGCCCGGGGGCTACGTCCTAGTCAGCTCCGGCAAAGACCCCGAGAAGGTGGCCGAGCTGATCGGGAGAAAGGACGTGAACATAGCCGTAGTGGACGGGATAGGCATAGCCCTGAAACACGTGAAATTGGCGGTGCCCAACGGGCCTATGGTCGGCGTATTCGCAAGAGTTATGGGCTTCCCCAAGCTTCAGTCGATCAAGGAGGCGATAGAGTCCCAATTGGGCAAAGCCGTGGAGCAGAACTTCGCCGCGGCTGAGGAGGCCTACAAGACGGCGGTGATAATACCGGCCACTGAGCAGGGCACAGCCAAGGCCGCTGTGGAGATCCCCACGACCTCCGCCTTCTTGACCGGCGACTACGAGCTGGTGGGGTGGGACAAGATACCTGAGGGCGGTTTGACCTACCCGGGAAGCAGCCTGCGCTATAAGACCGGCTCTTGGCGTGTGGAGAAGCCCATCATAGACCACTCCAAGTGTATCATGTGCAGAAAATGTTGGATGTTCTGTCCCGACGACGCCGTGCTGGAGGTATGGCGCGAGACCAAGCTGCCGAGCGGCAGAGTGGTCAGAGTAAAGGCCATAGACTTCAGCTACGAGTACTGCAAGGGCTGCGGCATATGTGCCGACGTGTGCCCCACTGGGGCAATACAGATGGTTAGAGAGATATGA
- a CDS encoding transketolase C-terminal domain-containing protein has product MTAVAQLEAARVKQRRIALTGNHAVALAAKMAKVEVIAAYPITPQTPAVERLAEFVNNGELDAEYIPVEGEHSALSAVLGASAAGARVFTATSSQGLGFMYEILPIAVGLRLPIVMGIATRAYSAPINVWGDYSDVMSMRELGWIIYMVSNVQEAFDTTIQAYRVGEDSSVHLPVVVAYDGFWISHVLQPLDVPEDEEAVIKYAPITRTWKKLDVDNPASLGAVGTPEWYFEIRYAAYKALEESIKVVEQADIEYGKMFGRSYGFGSTYRLEDADVAIVTYGSIYGLAKMAADALRQQGIRAGAMKLRLLRPWPTDFIKRSLEGVEKVFVVDRAFNHGGLVGPVATEVAATLARPVYNAYATIGMRATDSRAIAAAAERVAKGEVQPMRPFNIGLRGP; this is encoded by the coding sequence ATGACCGCCGTAGCCCAACTGGAGGCCGCTAGGGTGAAGCAGAGGAGGATTGCTCTGACTGGAAACCACGCAGTGGCATTGGCGGCCAAGATGGCCAAGGTGGAGGTGATCGCCGCATACCCTATAACTCCCCAGACGCCCGCGGTGGAGAGGTTGGCCGAGTTCGTGAACAATGGGGAGTTGGACGCCGAGTATATACCGGTCGAGGGCGAGCACTCGGCCCTCTCGGCCGTGTTGGGCGCTTCGGCGGCCGGAGCAAGAGTGTTCACGGCCACTAGCAGCCAGGGGCTGGGCTTCATGTACGAGATATTGCCCATAGCAGTAGGATTGAGGCTGCCCATAGTGATGGGGATAGCCACTAGGGCTTACTCGGCCCCTATCAACGTGTGGGGCGACTACAGCGACGTCATGTCCATGAGGGAGCTGGGCTGGATAATCTACATGGTGTCCAATGTGCAAGAGGCCTTCGACACGACGATACAGGCCTACAGAGTCGGCGAGGACTCCTCAGTGCATCTGCCCGTGGTCGTCGCCTACGACGGCTTCTGGATAAGCCACGTGCTCCAGCCTCTGGACGTTCCTGAGGACGAGGAGGCAGTGATAAAGTATGCGCCAATTACGAGGACTTGGAAAAAGCTGGATGTGGACAACCCGGCCTCTCTAGGCGCCGTGGGCACGCCCGAGTGGTACTTCGAGATCAGATATGCGGCGTACAAGGCGCTGGAGGAGTCGATAAAGGTCGTTGAACAGGCAGACATAGAGTACGGCAAAATGTTCGGCAGAAGCTACGGCTTCGGGTCGACCTATAGGCTGGAGGATGCAGACGTAGCCATTGTCACATACGGCTCGATCTACGGCTTGGCCAAGATGGCCGCGGATGCGCTGAGGCAACAGGGAATAAGGGCAGGCGCCATGAAGCTCAGACTTCTGAGGCCGTGGCCCACCGACTTCATTAAACGGAGCTTGGAGGGAGTAGAGAAGGTATTCGTCGTAGACAGGGCCTTCAACCACGGCGGCTTGGTCGGACCAGTCGCCACAGAGGTTGCGGCCACTCTCGCCAGGCCGGTCTACAACGCCTACGCCACAATAGGGATGAGGGCCACCGACTCTAGGGCTATAGCGGCAGCCGCAGAGAGAGTGGCGAAGGGGGAGGTACAGCCCATGAGGCCGTTCAATATAGGTCTGAGGGGGCCATGA
- a CDS encoding thiamine pyrophosphate-dependent enzyme gives MSFKINVRGLQLPGAGRGGALEALYEFESFDLPEQELFMPGHGLCGGCTIPVITRHMLKVLGPDTIVVNPTGCLEVSTVTYPRTNWAVPWIHVAFGNGGSVASGIEAAIKVLKRRGVIDPNRKINVVVVAGDGATADIGFQALSGMLERGHRVIYVMYDNEGYMNTGIQRSGTTPLFASATTSPAGKKIPGNLTHKKPMAFIAAAHGIPYSATANPAYLADMIQKFKKAAEVDGPSFLHIIQSCTPGWRFEPKYGIRVMELATETGFWVNYEIENGVFRITTPVPKRKPIECFLKLQGRFRHLTKEHIAILQKVIDEDVKRLNEMAGGEFIGPVDPEAKC, from the coding sequence ATGAGCTTCAAAATAAACGTCAGAGGGCTGCAGCTGCCTGGAGCGGGGAGAGGCGGCGCCCTGGAGGCGTTATACGAGTTTGAGAGCTTCGATCTGCCGGAGCAAGAGCTCTTCATGCCGGGGCACGGCCTCTGCGGAGGCTGTACTATACCCGTAATAACTAGGCACATGTTGAAGGTGTTGGGGCCCGACACGATCGTGGTGAACCCCACTGGATGCCTCGAGGTGTCCACAGTGACTTATCCGCGCACTAACTGGGCTGTGCCGTGGATACACGTGGCGTTCGGCAACGGCGGCTCCGTGGCCTCGGGCATAGAGGCGGCCATAAAGGTTCTAAAGAGGCGCGGCGTCATAGATCCCAACAGAAAGATAAACGTCGTGGTAGTGGCGGGCGACGGCGCAACGGCAGATATAGGGTTCCAAGCGCTCAGCGGCATGTTGGAGAGGGGCCACAGAGTGATCTACGTGATGTACGACAACGAAGGCTACATGAACACGGGCATACAGAGGAGCGGCACAACTCCCCTCTTTGCCTCAGCCACGACCTCGCCGGCCGGCAAAAAGATACCGGGCAATCTGACGCACAAGAAGCCCATGGCGTTTATAGCGGCCGCCCACGGGATACCCTACTCGGCCACTGCCAACCCAGCCTATTTAGCCGACATGATACAGAAGTTCAAAAAGGCCGCCGAAGTTGATGGGCCATCGTTCTTACACATAATACAGTCGTGCACGCCTGGCTGGCGCTTCGAGCCCAAGTACGGCATCAGAGTGATGGAGCTCGCCACAGAGACAGGCTTCTGGGTCAACTACGAGATAGAGAACGGCGTATTCAGAATAACGACTCCGGTGCCCAAGAGGAAGCCCATTGAGTGCTTCTTGAAGCTGCAAGGCCGGTTCAGACATCTGACCAAGGAGCATATAGCGATACTACAGAAGGTGATAGACGAGGACGTCAAAAGGTTGAACGAGATGGCGGGCGGAGAATTCATCGGCCCAGTGGACCCGGAGGCAAAATGTTAG
- a CDS encoding NADH-quinone oxidoreductase subunit I: protein MLEHIRLFAVAIKNVVRGPITIDYPREARDYGGRLRGYIVNDLSKCISCGMCEAVCPAKAVKFSVGPDGKRYPGIDYGRCIFCGYCVDACPTGSLQHTTWHEVVWPDLNTFAKYAVGGPDPKDHRPRRALV from the coding sequence ATGTTAGAGCACATAAGGCTCTTCGCCGTTGCCATCAAGAACGTTGTCAGAGGCCCCATAACTATCGACTATCCAAGAGAGGCGAGGGACTACGGCGGAAGGCTGAGGGGCTATATCGTCAACGACCTCTCCAAATGTATCAGCTGCGGCATGTGCGAGGCGGTGTGTCCGGCCAAGGCCGTCAAGTTCAGTGTGGGGCCCGACGGGAAGAGGTACCCTGGCATTGACTACGGGAGGTGTATTTTCTGCGGATACTGCGTAGACGCTTGTCCCACCGGCAGCCTCCAACACACAACGTGGCACGAGGTCGTGTGGCCCGACTTGAACACGTTCGCCAAATACGCCGTGGGGGGCCCAGACCCCAAGGACCACAGACCAAGGAGGGCGTTGGTATGA
- the nuoH gene encoding NADH-quinone oxidoreductase subunit NuoH: MSELAAAVVYPGLIAMGLYLVLAVWAERKLAAKVQWRYGPLYVSRRLGGVLQTVADMLKLIFSELVIPSYTNRALFVALPVAVFTAEALPLLFIPGAPGLVIVPSHYGLAYILVILLLATPAIVAMAWVEADKFTYIGALREILIEVAFEVPLVISLLAMVMLYGPDPEGAVSAQRLPGIVLNPAAFFAFFISAAMSTSRFPFEIPDADTEIVFGPYTEYGSTLLLLSYGANYVGLYSFSLLGALLFLGGWAPFTGLLGALFMYFKAFLLTLAWLFLRAVYPRLRIDQALKIGWTTLLWISVLSLLISAAWRVWLG, from the coding sequence ATGAGCGAGCTAGCAGCGGCCGTAGTATACCCGGGCCTCATCGCCATGGGCCTCTACTTGGTCCTGGCTGTGTGGGCCGAGAGGAAGCTCGCCGCGAAGGTCCAATGGAGGTACGGGCCGCTCTACGTCTCTAGGAGGTTGGGCGGAGTTCTGCAGACTGTCGCGGATATGTTGAAGCTAATTTTCAGCGAGCTGGTCATCCCCTCCTACACCAACAGGGCGCTCTTCGTGGCTCTGCCGGTGGCCGTCTTTACGGCTGAGGCGCTGCCGCTCTTGTTCATACCGGGCGCGCCCGGCCTAGTGATAGTGCCCTCCCACTACGGTCTCGCCTACATACTAGTGATCTTGCTCTTGGCGACGCCTGCTATAGTCGCCATGGCGTGGGTCGAGGCGGACAAGTTCACCTATATAGGGGCTCTGCGCGAGATCTTGATCGAGGTGGCGTTCGAGGTGCCGTTGGTGATATCTCTGTTGGCCATGGTCATGTTGTACGGCCCCGACCCGGAGGGGGCGGTCTCGGCCCAACGGCTGCCCGGCATCGTGCTCAACCCGGCCGCGTTCTTCGCATTCTTCATCTCGGCCGCCATGTCCACCAGCAGATTCCCCTTCGAGATCCCCGACGCCGATACGGAGATCGTCTTCGGGCCCTACACTGAGTACGGCTCCACTCTGCTCCTCCTCTCCTACGGCGCCAACTACGTGGGGCTCTACTCCTTCTCTCTATTGGGCGCTCTGTTGTTCTTGGGCGGCTGGGCGCCGTTCACGGGGCTCCTCGGAGCGCTATTTATGTACTTTAAGGCATTTCTATTGACTCTTGCCTGGCTCTTCCTCAGAGCTGTCTATCCTCGCCTCAGAATAGATCAAGCGCTCAAAATAGGCTGGACGACGCTCCTCTGGATATCCGTATTATCTCTGCTCATTTCGGCGGCTTGGAGGGTATGGCTTGGCTGA